One Odocoileus virginianus isolate 20LAN1187 ecotype Illinois chromosome 6, Ovbor_1.2, whole genome shotgun sequence DNA segment encodes these proteins:
- the PIGB gene encoding GPI mannosyltransferase 3 isoform X4, translating into MVFNYGYLTWEWTERLRGYTYPLIFASIYKILHLLGKDSVHLLIWIPRLAQALLSAIADLRLYSLMKQLENQQVAQWVFFCQLCSWFTWYCCTRTLTNTMETVLTIIALFYYPMEGSKSMNSVKYSSLVALAFIIRPTAVIPWIPLLFRHFWQEQRKLDLILHQFLPVGFVTLSLSLIIDRIFFGQWTLVQYNFLKFNVLQDLGSFYGSHPWHWYFSQGFPAVLGTHLPFFIHGCFLAPKRYRIFLVTVLWTLLVYSMLSHKEFRFIYPVLPFCMVFCGYSLNNLKTWKKPALSFLFLSNTLLALYTGLVHQRGTLDVMTNIQELSYNNTSVSSASVLMMMPCHSTPYYSHVHYPLPMRFLQCPPDLTGKTDYLVEADMFYLNPLKWLYMEFQNDSSLPTHLIIFSVLEEEISPFLISNNYERTAVFFHTHFPESRTGSHIYVYERKLKGKLNQR; encoded by the exons ATGGTTTTCAA TTATGGTTATTTGACCTGGGAATGGACAGAAAGATTGAGGGGTTATACTTACCCCTTAATCTTTGCAAGCATTTACAAGATTCTGCATCTTTTGGGGAAAGATAGTGTTCACTTGCTG ATTTGGATTCCTAGACTTGCCCAAGCACTTCTGTCTGCTATAGCAGACTTGAGGCTTTACTCATTAATGAAGCAACTGGAAAATCAGCAAGTAGCACAATGGGTG TTTTTTTGCCAGTTATGCTCTTGGTTCACGTGGTATTGCTGTACCAGAACTCTTACAAACACCATGGAAACTGTTCTCACTATAATTGCTCTTTTCTACTATCCTATGGAAGGTTCAAAGTCTATGAACAG TGTGAAGTACTCATCCCTGGTGGCACTTGCCTTCATAATCCGTCCCACAGCTGTTATTCCATGGATACCTTTGCTGTTCAGACATTTCTGGCAAGAACAGAGAAAGCTTGATCTTATTCTACATCAGTTTTTACCTGTAGG atttgtcACTTTGAGTTTGTCTCTGATAATCGATCGTATTTTTTTTGGTCAA TGGACTCTGGTTCAATACAATTTTTTGAAATTCAATGTGCTGCAGGATTTGGGATCATTTTATGGTTCTCATCCATGGCACTGGTACTTCAGTCAAGGATTTCCAGCTGTCCTGGGTACTCACTTACCCTTCTTTATTCATGGCTGCTTTCTAGCCCCAAAGAGGTACAGGATATTTTTGGTGACTGTGCTATGGACACTGCTAGTTTATAG CATGTTGAGCCACAAAGAATTCAGGTTTATCTATCCAGTTTTACCATTTTGTATGGTGTTCTGTG GATACTCGCTAAACAACTTgaaaacatggaagaaaccagctctaagttttctgtttttatcaaaTACGCTCCTTGCCCTCTATACTGGTTTAGTTCATCAACGAGGTACTCTTGATGTCATGACTAATATTCAAGAACTCTCTTACAACAATACAAGTGTATCTTCAGCTTCAGTACTTATGATGATGCCTTGTCACTCTACCCCTTATTACAG CCATGTCCACTACCCGCTTCCAATGAGATTTCTCCAGTGTCCCCCAGACCTGACTGGAAAAACTGATTATCTTGTTGAAGCAGATATGTTTTATCTAAATCCCTTAAAGTGGTTGTATATGGAGTTTCAAAATGATTCATCACTGCCTACTCATTTGATCATCTTCAGCGTCTTGGAGGAG GAAATAAGTCCTTTCCTAATTTCAAACAACTATGAGAGAACTGCTGTTTTCTTCCACACTCACTTTCCGGAGAGTCGAACTGGAAGTCACATATATGTCTATGAACGGAAGTTAAAAGGGAAACTCAACCAAAGATGA
- the PIGB gene encoding GPI mannosyltransferase 3 isoform X2: MERDDSGGGGLFFRGLQNRSHEKTKLRTRKSTLYLSPQRSTGRCGDLLGENIYLVLFIIALRIFNCFLVQTSFVPDEYWQSLEVAHHMVFNYGYLTWEWTERLRGYTYPLIFASIYKILHLLGKDSVHLLIWIPRLAQALLSAIADLRLYSLMKQLENQQVAQWVLCSWFTWYCCTRTLTNTMETVLTIIALFYYPMEGSKSMNSVKYSSLVALAFIIRPTAVIPWIPLLFRHFWQEQRKLDLILHQFLPVGFVTLSLSLIIDRIFFGQWTLVQYNFLKFNVLQDLGSFYGSHPWHWYFSQGFPAVLGTHLPFFIHGCFLAPKRYRIFLVTVLWTLLVYSMLSHKEFRFIYPVLPFCMVFCGYSLNNLKTWKKPALSFLFLSNTLLALYTGLVHQRGTLDVMTNIQELSYNNTSVSSASVLMMMPCHSTPYYSHVHYPLPMRFLQCPPDLTGKTDYLVEADMFYLNPLKWLYMEFQNDSSLPTHLIIFSVLEEEISPFLISNNYERTAVFFHTHFPESRTGSHIYVYERKLKGKLNQR; this comes from the exons ATGGAGCGAGACGACAGCGGAGGCGGCGGCCTCTTTTTCCGCGGTCTCCAGAACCGCTCCCATGAGAAGACGAAGCTGCGAACGAGAAAGTCCACCTTGTATCTCAGCCCGCAGAGGAGCACCGGGCGCTGCGGGG atcttCTTGGTGAAAACATTTATCTCGTCTTGTTTATCATAGCATTACGAATATTTAACTGCTTTTTAGTTCAGACAAGTTTTGTTCCAGATGAATACTGGCAGTCTCTTGAAGTTGCACATCATATGGTTTTCAA TTATGGTTATTTGACCTGGGAATGGACAGAAAGATTGAGGGGTTATACTTACCCCTTAATCTTTGCAAGCATTTACAAGATTCTGCATCTTTTGGGGAAAGATAGTGTTCACTTGCTG ATTTGGATTCCTAGACTTGCCCAAGCACTTCTGTCTGCTATAGCAGACTTGAGGCTTTACTCATTAATGAAGCAACTGGAAAATCAGCAAGTAGCACAATGGGTG TTATGCTCTTGGTTCACGTGGTATTGCTGTACCAGAACTCTTACAAACACCATGGAAACTGTTCTCACTATAATTGCTCTTTTCTACTATCCTATGGAAGGTTCAAAGTCTATGAACAG TGTGAAGTACTCATCCCTGGTGGCACTTGCCTTCATAATCCGTCCCACAGCTGTTATTCCATGGATACCTTTGCTGTTCAGACATTTCTGGCAAGAACAGAGAAAGCTTGATCTTATTCTACATCAGTTTTTACCTGTAGG atttgtcACTTTGAGTTTGTCTCTGATAATCGATCGTATTTTTTTTGGTCAA TGGACTCTGGTTCAATACAATTTTTTGAAATTCAATGTGCTGCAGGATTTGGGATCATTTTATGGTTCTCATCCATGGCACTGGTACTTCAGTCAAGGATTTCCAGCTGTCCTGGGTACTCACTTACCCTTCTTTATTCATGGCTGCTTTCTAGCCCCAAAGAGGTACAGGATATTTTTGGTGACTGTGCTATGGACACTGCTAGTTTATAG CATGTTGAGCCACAAAGAATTCAGGTTTATCTATCCAGTTTTACCATTTTGTATGGTGTTCTGTG GATACTCGCTAAACAACTTgaaaacatggaagaaaccagctctaagttttctgtttttatcaaaTACGCTCCTTGCCCTCTATACTGGTTTAGTTCATCAACGAGGTACTCTTGATGTCATGACTAATATTCAAGAACTCTCTTACAACAATACAAGTGTATCTTCAGCTTCAGTACTTATGATGATGCCTTGTCACTCTACCCCTTATTACAG CCATGTCCACTACCCGCTTCCAATGAGATTTCTCCAGTGTCCCCCAGACCTGACTGGAAAAACTGATTATCTTGTTGAAGCAGATATGTTTTATCTAAATCCCTTAAAGTGGTTGTATATGGAGTTTCAAAATGATTCATCACTGCCTACTCATTTGATCATCTTCAGCGTCTTGGAGGAG GAAATAAGTCCTTTCCTAATTTCAAACAACTATGAGAGAACTGCTGTTTTCTTCCACACTCACTTTCCGGAGAGTCGAACTGGAAGTCACATATATGTCTATGAACGGAAGTTAAAAGGGAAACTCAACCAAAGATGA
- the PIGB gene encoding GPI mannosyltransferase 3 isoform X3: MERDDSGGGGLFFRGLQNRSHEKTKLRTRKSTLYLSPQRSTGRCGDLLGENIYLVLFIIALRIFNCFLVQTSFVPDEYWQSLEVAHHMVFNYGYLTWEWTERLRGYTYPLIFASIYKILHLLGKDSVHLLIWIPRLAQALLSAIADLRLYSLMKQLENQQVAQWVFFCQLCSWFTWYCCTRTLTNTMETVLTIIALFYYPMEGSKSMNSVKYSSLVALAFIIRPTAVIPWIPLLFRHFWQEQRKLDLILHQFLPVGFVTLSLSLIIDRIFFGQDLGSFYGSHPWHWYFSQGFPAVLGTHLPFFIHGCFLAPKRYRIFLVTVLWTLLVYSMLSHKEFRFIYPVLPFCMVFCGYSLNNLKTWKKPALSFLFLSNTLLALYTGLVHQRGTLDVMTNIQELSYNNTSVSSASVLMMMPCHSTPYYSHVHYPLPMRFLQCPPDLTGKTDYLVEADMFYLNPLKWLYMEFQNDSSLPTHLIIFSVLEEEISPFLISNNYERTAVFFHTHFPESRTGSHIYVYERKLKGKLNQR; encoded by the exons ATGGAGCGAGACGACAGCGGAGGCGGCGGCCTCTTTTTCCGCGGTCTCCAGAACCGCTCCCATGAGAAGACGAAGCTGCGAACGAGAAAGTCCACCTTGTATCTCAGCCCGCAGAGGAGCACCGGGCGCTGCGGGG atcttCTTGGTGAAAACATTTATCTCGTCTTGTTTATCATAGCATTACGAATATTTAACTGCTTTTTAGTTCAGACAAGTTTTGTTCCAGATGAATACTGGCAGTCTCTTGAAGTTGCACATCATATGGTTTTCAA TTATGGTTATTTGACCTGGGAATGGACAGAAAGATTGAGGGGTTATACTTACCCCTTAATCTTTGCAAGCATTTACAAGATTCTGCATCTTTTGGGGAAAGATAGTGTTCACTTGCTG ATTTGGATTCCTAGACTTGCCCAAGCACTTCTGTCTGCTATAGCAGACTTGAGGCTTTACTCATTAATGAAGCAACTGGAAAATCAGCAAGTAGCACAATGGGTG TTTTTTTGCCAGTTATGCTCTTGGTTCACGTGGTATTGCTGTACCAGAACTCTTACAAACACCATGGAAACTGTTCTCACTATAATTGCTCTTTTCTACTATCCTATGGAAGGTTCAAAGTCTATGAACAG TGTGAAGTACTCATCCCTGGTGGCACTTGCCTTCATAATCCGTCCCACAGCTGTTATTCCATGGATACCTTTGCTGTTCAGACATTTCTGGCAAGAACAGAGAAAGCTTGATCTTATTCTACATCAGTTTTTACCTGTAGG atttgtcACTTTGAGTTTGTCTCTGATAATCGATCGTATTTTTTTTGGTCAA GATTTGGGATCATTTTATGGTTCTCATCCATGGCACTGGTACTTCAGTCAAGGATTTCCAGCTGTCCTGGGTACTCACTTACCCTTCTTTATTCATGGCTGCTTTCTAGCCCCAAAGAGGTACAGGATATTTTTGGTGACTGTGCTATGGACACTGCTAGTTTATAG CATGTTGAGCCACAAAGAATTCAGGTTTATCTATCCAGTTTTACCATTTTGTATGGTGTTCTGTG GATACTCGCTAAACAACTTgaaaacatggaagaaaccagctctaagttttctgtttttatcaaaTACGCTCCTTGCCCTCTATACTGGTTTAGTTCATCAACGAGGTACTCTTGATGTCATGACTAATATTCAAGAACTCTCTTACAACAATACAAGTGTATCTTCAGCTTCAGTACTTATGATGATGCCTTGTCACTCTACCCCTTATTACAG CCATGTCCACTACCCGCTTCCAATGAGATTTCTCCAGTGTCCCCCAGACCTGACTGGAAAAACTGATTATCTTGTTGAAGCAGATATGTTTTATCTAAATCCCTTAAAGTGGTTGTATATGGAGTTTCAAAATGATTCATCACTGCCTACTCATTTGATCATCTTCAGCGTCTTGGAGGAG GAAATAAGTCCTTTCCTAATTTCAAACAACTATGAGAGAACTGCTGTTTTCTTCCACACTCACTTTCCGGAGAGTCGAACTGGAAGTCACATATATGTCTATGAACGGAAGTTAAAAGGGAAACTCAACCAAAGATGA
- the PIGB gene encoding GPI mannosyltransferase 3 isoform X5 has translation MERDDSGGGGLFFRGLQNRSHEKTKLRTRKSTLYLSPQRSTGRCGDLLGENIYLVLFIIALRIFNCFLVQTSFVPDEYWQSLEVAHHMVFNYGYLTWEWTERLRGYTYPLIFASIYKILHLLGKDSVHLLIWIPRLAQALLSAIADLRLYSLMKQLENQQVAQWVFFCQLCSWFTWYCCTRTLTNTMETVLTIIALFYYPMEGSKSMNSVKYSSLVALAFIIRPTAVIPWIPLLFRHFWQEQRKLDLILHQFLPVGFVTLSLSLIIDRIFFGQWTLVQYNFLKFNVLQDLGSFYGSHPWHWYFSQGFPAVLGTHLPFFIHGCFLAPKRYRIFLVTVLWTLLVYSHVHYPLPMRFLQCPPDLTGKTDYLVEADMFYLNPLKWLYMEFQNDSSLPTHLIIFSVLEEEISPFLISNNYERTAVFFHTHFPESRTGSHIYVYERKLKGKLNQR, from the exons ATGGAGCGAGACGACAGCGGAGGCGGCGGCCTCTTTTTCCGCGGTCTCCAGAACCGCTCCCATGAGAAGACGAAGCTGCGAACGAGAAAGTCCACCTTGTATCTCAGCCCGCAGAGGAGCACCGGGCGCTGCGGGG atcttCTTGGTGAAAACATTTATCTCGTCTTGTTTATCATAGCATTACGAATATTTAACTGCTTTTTAGTTCAGACAAGTTTTGTTCCAGATGAATACTGGCAGTCTCTTGAAGTTGCACATCATATGGTTTTCAA TTATGGTTATTTGACCTGGGAATGGACAGAAAGATTGAGGGGTTATACTTACCCCTTAATCTTTGCAAGCATTTACAAGATTCTGCATCTTTTGGGGAAAGATAGTGTTCACTTGCTG ATTTGGATTCCTAGACTTGCCCAAGCACTTCTGTCTGCTATAGCAGACTTGAGGCTTTACTCATTAATGAAGCAACTGGAAAATCAGCAAGTAGCACAATGGGTG TTTTTTTGCCAGTTATGCTCTTGGTTCACGTGGTATTGCTGTACCAGAACTCTTACAAACACCATGGAAACTGTTCTCACTATAATTGCTCTTTTCTACTATCCTATGGAAGGTTCAAAGTCTATGAACAG TGTGAAGTACTCATCCCTGGTGGCACTTGCCTTCATAATCCGTCCCACAGCTGTTATTCCATGGATACCTTTGCTGTTCAGACATTTCTGGCAAGAACAGAGAAAGCTTGATCTTATTCTACATCAGTTTTTACCTGTAGG atttgtcACTTTGAGTTTGTCTCTGATAATCGATCGTATTTTTTTTGGTCAA TGGACTCTGGTTCAATACAATTTTTTGAAATTCAATGTGCTGCAGGATTTGGGATCATTTTATGGTTCTCATCCATGGCACTGGTACTTCAGTCAAGGATTTCCAGCTGTCCTGGGTACTCACTTACCCTTCTTTATTCATGGCTGCTTTCTAGCCCCAAAGAGGTACAGGATATTTTTGGTGACTGTGCTATGGACACTGCTAGTTTATAG CCATGTCCACTACCCGCTTCCAATGAGATTTCTCCAGTGTCCCCCAGACCTGACTGGAAAAACTGATTATCTTGTTGAAGCAGATATGTTTTATCTAAATCCCTTAAAGTGGTTGTATATGGAGTTTCAAAATGATTCATCACTGCCTACTCATTTGATCATCTTCAGCGTCTTGGAGGAG GAAATAAGTCCTTTCCTAATTTCAAACAACTATGAGAGAACTGCTGTTTTCTTCCACACTCACTTTCCGGAGAGTCGAACTGGAAGTCACATATATGTCTATGAACGGAAGTTAAAAGGGAAACTCAACCAAAGATGA
- the PIGB gene encoding GPI mannosyltransferase 3 isoform X1: MERDDSGGGGLFFRGLQNRSHEKTKLRTRKSTLYLSPQRSTGRCGDLLGENIYLVLFIIALRIFNCFLVQTSFVPDEYWQSLEVAHHMVFNYGYLTWEWTERLRGYTYPLIFASIYKILHLLGKDSVHLLIWIPRLAQALLSAIADLRLYSLMKQLENQQVAQWVFFCQLCSWFTWYCCTRTLTNTMETVLTIIALFYYPMEGSKSMNSVKYSSLVALAFIIRPTAVIPWIPLLFRHFWQEQRKLDLILHQFLPVGFVTLSLSLIIDRIFFGQWTLVQYNFLKFNVLQDLGSFYGSHPWHWYFSQGFPAVLGTHLPFFIHGCFLAPKRYRIFLVTVLWTLLVYSMLSHKEFRFIYPVLPFCMVFCGYSLNNLKTWKKPALSFLFLSNTLLALYTGLVHQRGTLDVMTNIQELSYNNTSVSSASVLMMMPCHSTPYYSHVHYPLPMRFLQCPPDLTGKTDYLVEADMFYLNPLKWLYMEFQNDSSLPTHLIIFSVLEEEISPFLISNNYERTAVFFHTHFPESRTGSHIYVYERKLKGKLNQR, from the exons ATGGAGCGAGACGACAGCGGAGGCGGCGGCCTCTTTTTCCGCGGTCTCCAGAACCGCTCCCATGAGAAGACGAAGCTGCGAACGAGAAAGTCCACCTTGTATCTCAGCCCGCAGAGGAGCACCGGGCGCTGCGGGG atcttCTTGGTGAAAACATTTATCTCGTCTTGTTTATCATAGCATTACGAATATTTAACTGCTTTTTAGTTCAGACAAGTTTTGTTCCAGATGAATACTGGCAGTCTCTTGAAGTTGCACATCATATGGTTTTCAA TTATGGTTATTTGACCTGGGAATGGACAGAAAGATTGAGGGGTTATACTTACCCCTTAATCTTTGCAAGCATTTACAAGATTCTGCATCTTTTGGGGAAAGATAGTGTTCACTTGCTG ATTTGGATTCCTAGACTTGCCCAAGCACTTCTGTCTGCTATAGCAGACTTGAGGCTTTACTCATTAATGAAGCAACTGGAAAATCAGCAAGTAGCACAATGGGTG TTTTTTTGCCAGTTATGCTCTTGGTTCACGTGGTATTGCTGTACCAGAACTCTTACAAACACCATGGAAACTGTTCTCACTATAATTGCTCTTTTCTACTATCCTATGGAAGGTTCAAAGTCTATGAACAG TGTGAAGTACTCATCCCTGGTGGCACTTGCCTTCATAATCCGTCCCACAGCTGTTATTCCATGGATACCTTTGCTGTTCAGACATTTCTGGCAAGAACAGAGAAAGCTTGATCTTATTCTACATCAGTTTTTACCTGTAGG atttgtcACTTTGAGTTTGTCTCTGATAATCGATCGTATTTTTTTTGGTCAA TGGACTCTGGTTCAATACAATTTTTTGAAATTCAATGTGCTGCAGGATTTGGGATCATTTTATGGTTCTCATCCATGGCACTGGTACTTCAGTCAAGGATTTCCAGCTGTCCTGGGTACTCACTTACCCTTCTTTATTCATGGCTGCTTTCTAGCCCCAAAGAGGTACAGGATATTTTTGGTGACTGTGCTATGGACACTGCTAGTTTATAG CATGTTGAGCCACAAAGAATTCAGGTTTATCTATCCAGTTTTACCATTTTGTATGGTGTTCTGTG GATACTCGCTAAACAACTTgaaaacatggaagaaaccagctctaagttttctgtttttatcaaaTACGCTCCTTGCCCTCTATACTGGTTTAGTTCATCAACGAGGTACTCTTGATGTCATGACTAATATTCAAGAACTCTCTTACAACAATACAAGTGTATCTTCAGCTTCAGTACTTATGATGATGCCTTGTCACTCTACCCCTTATTACAG CCATGTCCACTACCCGCTTCCAATGAGATTTCTCCAGTGTCCCCCAGACCTGACTGGAAAAACTGATTATCTTGTTGAAGCAGATATGTTTTATCTAAATCCCTTAAAGTGGTTGTATATGGAGTTTCAAAATGATTCATCACTGCCTACTCATTTGATCATCTTCAGCGTCTTGGAGGAG GAAATAAGTCCTTTCCTAATTTCAAACAACTATGAGAGAACTGCTGTTTTCTTCCACACTCACTTTCCGGAGAGTCGAACTGGAAGTCACATATATGTCTATGAACGGAAGTTAAAAGGGAAACTCAACCAAAGATGA
- the PIGBOS1 gene encoding protein PIGBOS1, whose amino-acid sequence MFGRLTFPQLLFASLLGIAGGIYIYQPIFEQYSRDQKELKEKMKLVEDSEEKKS is encoded by the coding sequence ATGTTTGGAAGATTGACTTTTCCACAGCTGCTTTTTGCTAGCCTCCTTGGAATTGCTGGaggaatatatatttatcaacCAATATTTGAGCAGTATTCCAGAGATCAGAaggagttaaaagaaaaaatgaaattggtaGAAGactcagaagagaagaaaagttgA